TGACGGGCTTTGAGGGGTCATACATTTTTAAATAAATGCCCAGCCTGGCAGAACCTTCATAAGGCGTGGACGACTGATTTTTTATTTTAACCTGATATTCCAGGGCGGACACCTCCTGGGTGTGTCTGCTTTGCATACCGATGATCGCCAGGCCCGGATCGGCTTCCGGGATTTGTTTTAGGATATTTTTATTTATTGCGGGTCCGGGCTGTTTGACCGCGGGGGCGCCCTTCAGATTGACCGGCGGCCCTGCCGCGGCAATAGAGGTCAGGGCGAAAACCGCGAGCAAAGCATACAGCAGCACTCCTTTGCATGACTTCATACAAAAGCCTCCTGAAATGGAACAATCGATCCGGTGGGAATGCGGTCTATCCGCATGATGGACGGTATTCTTACATTGCTTTAACTTTACTTTCAAGTTTTTTAGAACGTATAACTTAAATTGAAGCTAAATAGTCAAAAAAAATAATGGTTTTGACCGTAAAAAAATGAATATTTTTTTGGGGAGGTCCGCAAAACGCAAAAAAATACCGAACGGCTTTTAATTTTCAGGCGGCCGGGACAGCCCCGGCCGCCTTTTGCGGCTAAAGATTGATGAGCTTGGAATCAGCCGTTATATTGGTCTTTCCTCTGGATAAAAACAAGGTCACTTTGTACAGGTCAAAGCCGTCCCTGATTGTTGTGCTTTGCGTGGACTCTCCATGAGGCGCCAACGCCATACTCCTGCCCCCGGCGGGCGAGAATGCCACGGATCCGTCCGCTTGCTTGACGCCCCCGTAGAACTGTATAAGAAGCCCCCCATTGGGATCAATCTGATAACCGGACTTGTTCTTGATTGTAGCGTAGACCTTGCCGTCGCGGATTTCCAGGTTCGTGATCTCCACCTCGGGTGCAGGCATTTCGGCCATTTTAACGGTCCTGGATTGCCAGACTTTGTCCTTGGTTTTAATGGACGCCCTGAGGGAAACGGCGGAGCCCTTCCGGGACATCTGGCCGCGAAAACTTTTTTCCTCTCCAGGCGCCAAAGGCCCTATCTCTTTGGCGGGAGTCCCTTCCTCCCAAAAAATATTTTCGCCGGGAGGAATGATGCTTTTCACGTCCAGGGCCAGTTGGGCCATGCCTTTGTATGGTTCGGAGGCGTCGTTTTTGATTTTAACCTCATACTCCACCATGGAGAGAGTCTGCATGTTTCTTGTTTGAATTCCGAGTATGGAAATTTTCGGATCAACCAAAGGGGCTTGTTTGGCGATATTTTTATTAATGGCAGGCTGAACTTTAGCGGGAGCCGTCTGCATTTTAATCGGCTGCCCTGCAAAAGCAAACTGCCCCAGGAGAAAAACCGTCAACAACGCGAGCACGGACGCACTTCTGCGAAATTTCATATCGAACATCCTCCTTGTAGAAAACTGAGATCCGGTGGGAACGCGGTTGGTCCGCATCATGCTTCTATTGTATGCATGCTATGACTTAGCTATCAAGGATTTTAAGAATTTAAATCAAAAAGGCAGAAAAAAGTCAAATGTACTAGTCAATTTGACAGCCAAAAGGTGAGTGAAATAGCCCTCACTGCATCAAATTGGCGACAAAGGGGCCTGGATTTATAAATCATTGGTCCAGGACGCTCCGGATGATTCCAGCAATTTGGGCCATGACCACGGGTTTTGTCACATAGGCTTTTATGCCAATGTTCCTGGCCTGCTCCCTGGAAAGCCTTTCTGAAAATCCCGTGCACAGAATGATGGGCATTTCGGGGCGTATGGACAGGATTCTGTTGGCCAGACTGTCCCCCGTGACATAAGGCATGGTCATATCCGTCATGATCAAGTCAAAGGCCTGGGGATCGGCTTCGAAAATTTCAAGGGCCTGGGGGCTGTTGTCAACGGCCGTGACCTTGTACCCGAGGTGCTCCACCATCTGGCGGGTCATGGCAAGGACCGCCTCTTCGTCGTCCACCAGGAGTATGCGCTCCGAGCCTTGGGGCAGCGTTTCCTTGGAATGGGTTTTGGAGGAGGCAGCCATGAGGGGCAGATAAATATAAAAGGAAGCGCCCATTCCGGGTTCTGAGTAGGCCTTGATTTCCCCTCCGTATTTGGAAATGAGGGCAAAAGCCTCGGAAAGCCCCATGCCGGAGCCCTCGCCCACGGGCTTGGTCGTGTAGTAGGGCTCAAAGACACGCTGGATCACCTCGCTTTCCATGCCCGGCCCATTGTCGCTTATGCTCAATTTGACATATTTGCCGGGCTTGATCTTCCTGGAATGATCCAAATCGAATTCCGTGATGTCCTGCTCCTCCAAAGAGATATCCACCACGCCGCCCAACTCCTTCATGGCGTATGCGGCGTTGGCGCAGATATTCATTAAGACCCGCTGCAGTTCCTTGGGGTCCGCGTAGACCAGCCCGCTTATTTTTTCCACCTCTTTCCGAATCTCAATGCTGGAAGGCAGGGAGGCCCTGACCAGGCCGTAGGTCTCCTCCAGGACGTCCTCGATATCAATCATCGCCGGGTCTTCGTCCCCATGATCGCTGAACGAAAGAATCTGCCGGACCATCTTTTTTGCTTTTTCAGAGGCGACCAGCACCTGCTGCAAGTTTTTATAGGCTTGGCTGTCCTCGGGAACATCCAACATGGCCAATTCAGTGTTCCCCATGATGGGAGCAAGAACATTATTAAAATTATGGGCTATTCCGCCGGTCAACGCGCCAAGGGCCTCCATCCTCTGCGCCATTTGCAGCTTAGCTTCCAGGCGATTTTTCTCATCTTCCACTTTTTTTCGCTCGGAAATATCCCTGAACACGCAATGAAGCAGAACCAGTTTTCCATTCTCCATAATGGGCTTTGCTGTGGACTCCACGTGAAAGCCAGCTCCGTCCTTCGCCCTCATGACATACTCCATGGATCGGCTTTTTCCGGACTTCGCTATATTGTCCACCAGTTCAATCAAACGCTCCCGGTCGCTGTTTTCGGGCATAAACCCGAAAACATGCCTTCCCTCAACCTCTTCCACAGTGTGCCCGCTGAATTCCGTAATGGCGGGGCTGCAATATTGAATGTATCCATCTGGCGTGATGGTCGCCACCACATCCTTGAGGTTTTCCGCCAGCAGCTTGTATTTTTGAAAATTCTCCTTAAACTTCTCCGCAAGATTCTGTTTGGCCGCCAACTCCTCTTCCAACTCTTTGGACTGGCTGAGCACCGTTTCCAGCAAACGGTCGAACTCATTCTCCAGGGTTCCAATTTCGTCCTTCCTGCCCTCAAAAACCTTGCCAGGCAACTCCCTGGTTTTTCTGGCGACAAGCATCCGGCCCGTCAGCCGGACGACGGGCCTGACAATGGCCGCCTCAAGCAGCCGGATCAATAGAGCCAGAAAAAGAATTCCAGCCGCCGCCTTGACGCCGCGAGCGGTCCGAATGGATGCGAGCCCCTGCTGCAGGATGTCCCGGGGCAAATCTGCGCTTAATTCCAGGCAGGGGTTTCCGGTGATGTCCTTCAGGATCATGGAGGCTTGAAGGGTGTTTTCGTCCAAAGGCTTTAGGAGTAGGTTCCCCTCGCCGCCGGAATCCGCCTCTGCATATCCCGGATCTATCAGTTTAATGTCGAAGGGAACCTGCGTCTGATCCCGGAGTTTGTCCTTCATTGCCTCCGTAATAAGGCGCGCCATGACCATGGTTCCCATCACCGGCCCCTTGTTTTCCGTGTTCAAAATGGGAAGGGAGGCGACCAGCATGGAACCGTACTCCGTCCTGATAATTCCGGACTTCGAAATATCTTTCTGGTAGACGAAGGATGATGCATCCAGAAAAAGAGGATGGCCTCTTAATAGTTTGCCTGCGGAGAGCAGACGGATTTGCAAGGGAGCCCCTGTTTCTATGTCTACGGCTTTGCCCCAAAAAAGGTCGCCATTCTCGTCAAAAAAATAGATGGCGTTCAGGCTGGCGTCAACAAAGGTTTCCAAGGCCAGATTGGACTCTTCATAATCAGGACCGCCTCCCTTGATAAAGTCGCAGGTATCGTCCCAGGACGCCCAATCGTGAGTCAGGGCCTTTAGGTGCTCTGTTTCTGTATCCAGGGTTCTAACGCAACGGAGGAGATCCTTCTTCGCCTCCCGCCTCTCCAGGGCGGCGAAGCGTGGAGAGATGATATAATGTTGAATCAATCCCTGGGTTACGCCGAATAGGAGGGCGCTGGCCAAGAGAATAGTCAATAACTTGGATCTCAACTTCATGGAATCACCCTTTGCTGCGCTTCAGGCCGCACATAAAAAAAGCTGCATGTTCCGGAAACAGCGGATCATTGCGCCCGCCCGTTCATTTTCTTCAGGCAAATAAGTTACTGAAAGACCGCCTGCATGCAGCTTAGCATAACAGAGACATTCACGGCAAAACTCATGCCGCCTTTATTTAACGGAGCAATATTTCCCGCGCCGCCCTGTAAAAAAATGTTTCTCTCCGCTTGGGAAACAATCAAGTTTCCATCCCCTTGTTCCGATACCCAAAAATGCCGCGGGGCCGTTTTTTACAGACCCTGAATAATCTGATTACAACCTACAAGGGGATGCTCCTTTGATGCACGACACCACTATATCAACCAAGGATTTCCAAATGCTGGCCGGAATTGTCTATCAGGAGACCGGCATCAGTCTTTCGGACAACAAAGTAGACCTTGTCAAAGCCAGAATCGCAAAAAGGATGCGCACCACCCGCATCCCCAGTCTGAAGGAATACATCAACGTCATTGAAAACGATGCTTCCGAATTCTGCTGCTTTATCGATGCAATGACCACCAACCACACGTATTTTTTTCGGGAAAACAAGCATATAGAGTATATGGTGGAAAACCTGCCGCAAGGCCCGATGCACAGAATCTGGAGCGCGGCGTGCTCCAGCGGCGAAGAGCCTTATTCCATGGCCATTCAACTGGCGGAGGCCGGCCGCAAATTTGAAATCCATGCCTCGGACATATCGGACACCATGCTGGAGACCGCCTCCAAGGGCATTTATCCCAAAGACAGGACCCGTTCCGTTCCCGTACCGCTGGTCAGGCGCTATTTTCAGCAAGGCCAGAATAAATGGGACGGATATTTTAAGGTTAAAAAGGAGCTTCGGGAAAAAATCTCCTTTTTCAAATACAATCTCATTTCCGACCCGCCCCGGGATGAATACGACGTGATCTTCTGCAGGAACGTCATGATTTATTTTGACCACGAAACAAGACAGCACGTAGTCAATAAATTATATCAGTCCCTGCGGCCCGGCGGCATGTTCGCCATCGGCCAGTCCGAAAGTCTGGTTGGCGTGGAGCATCCATTCAAGTATTTACGACCCAGCATTTATTGTAAATAATACCACTTTGAACCATTTTAAAAGCACTCTTATAGGAGATTTTTTGCTTACCGCACAGCCTGCCAAAATGCAGGGCGGCGAGCCCGCGAGTAAGCGTATGGCAATCAAGCAGGTGGAGCGGCATTGATCAGGCCGTATTCATAAACGAGAAAGCACCTGACGCAGCCCCCCCGACCACTTTGCGGGAATGAAGGGCGGCAAAATATATTTGGTGCGAAAACCCTTTGTTGGGTTTCGCGCATATGTTTTTGGCTTTGATCATTATGCCCGCAAGTATGGGGCAGTCTCTGTAGGAAAGGCTTTTCAAGCTCTACCCAACCTGTCAGGACGGCTGCGGCAGCCTCTATTCTCCTTTATCCCCGTGGAGGAAGGAGGCGGGATGATTCCAGATCACGGGTTTAGACTACAGCCATTCCACCTTGGGTTCGTTCCTGAGCGGCATGCGGTGGTACTGGAACTTGGGAACGCCCACCATCAGGCCGCCGTGGACTTCCTGGCCGTCAGCCAGGTTCAGGGCCTCCCTCAGGGGCGTCCAATCATTGGCGGCCGAGGTGAAAAACCCGGCCCAGCAGGTTCCGATTCCCAAGGGATGGGCGGCAAGCTCGGCGTAGGTCAAAGCAATGTGGCAGGCCACGGGGCCGGGGCGGGAGCCTGCTTCCGCGTAGGCGGCCACAAGGTGGGGCGCATCCCGCATGATGACGTCAAAGCCCAGCCCCCAGGCCGTAATCAGGCGGTCCATGTGCAGCATCTCCGCCAGCTTGGGATCCTTCACCACAACCCGCTTCATCCAGTCCACCACAAGGCCGGCAAGTTCGTGCACCTTTTCCTTTTCATAAACCACAAGCCAGTTCACAGGCTGGCTGTTATGGCCGGATTGCGCGTGACTGGCGATGCGAATCAGCTCCTCGATGGTCTCCCTGGGAACGTCCTTTTTCTTGTACCTTCGGACGGAGCGGCGGGCGCGCAGAAAATGCTCGGCCCTTTCCGCGGACAGATGCCAATCCTTGTTCACAGGCGGACATTGCTCCGGGGCCATGTCGTACAGGGACAAGGCGCCGTGGGGGCATACGGCGACGCAATGGCCGCAGTGGATGCAGCTTTCTTCGGCGTTTTCGATGGGCGCGGGCAATGAATCCTTGTCAGGCATATAAATCAGGCTGATGGGGCATTCAATGGCGCAGATGCCGTCTTTATTGCATTTGTCCGGGTCTACCGTGAAAAGGGGCATAATTCTCTCCTTGTTTTGAGCATACAGTAACGGCGCCTTGGGCCCAAAAGCCTCAAGGGCGCAAACAAACTCTAATCCCGGGCGAAATCCCCGATGTACTTGGCCGTAACTTCCGGCTTTTCCTCCTGGGGAATGTGGCCGCATTTGGGGATGATTTTCAGAATCGAGCCGGGGATGTCCTTGTTATACTTGTAGGCGCACGCCACGGGAATCCAGGTATCTTCCTCGCCCCAGATGATGAGCGTGGGCTGTTCGATAAACGATAAGCATCCCACGAATGAATACAAGCTATTGAAATCCGTATTCTGAGCCAGGGAAACCATGGCGTCCACCGCGCCTACGGTCTGCATCCTTTCGTAATAGGCCTGCACCCGCTCCTTGGTGACCACCTTTTTATCGTAAACTGCGGACGTCAGGTTCCAATTGATGATCCAGGACCCGGCCGTCAGCTTCATGGCTTCGGCCGCATGCACCCACCGGGCCATCTTAATGACCGTGGGGCGATCCGGCATGGGCTCCCCGGCGGCGTCCACCAAAATGAGCTTCTTCACCTTGTCGGGATGCTCTATCGTCAGCATGGCGCCCACAAAGCCGCCCAGGGAATTGCCCGCGTAAACCACCTGGGACAACCCTTTGGCCTCCATAAAGGCGTTAACCTCCTCCATGAGATTGTACGGCGTGTAATCGTCCCCCAATGGCTTGTCCGACCAGCCGAAGCCTTTCATATCCAGGGCGATTACATGGAAGCCCTGGTTGCTTAAAGGCGGAATCACGTCTCTCCAGGTGTAGGTGGAACTGCCGAAGCCGTGCACCAGAAAAATCACCGGGCCGTCGCCCTTATACTCTTCATAGTGGTAGCTGACGCCGTCCACTTCCAGGTAATAGTCGTGGTAGGTCGCGTCCTTGATCACTCCGGGCGGAATTTTGTCCGTGGTCAGGCCGCACCCGAAAAACGCCGCGGCGCAAACAAAAACAATGGCTGTTTTTATCAAGGCTTTTATTTGGTAATTCATGAGTTCCCCCTCAATGGTACTCTTGCAGAGTTAAATGGTTAAAGTCCATGACTTCCAAATAGCATATATCGGGAGGTCATGACCAAGTTTCTTTGAATCGGGCGATTTCGCCCGGGGCGTAAAAATGGCGGACGTAAGGATCGGAATACAGTTCATCCAGGACGGATTGGGACAGTTTAAGCCGCTCCCGCACCCGAAGATATTCCGGGTAATAATCCCTTTCTTGCGCCAGATTGGTTCTGACAAAAGGCGCCTCCAGGGGAGCGTTCAGGCCAAGCAAGCGGCCCGCGGCTTCGTGAAAAGCCTGCTCCAGGTCTTCCAATCTGAGCGCCAGCACGCGCAGGCTTTCCTTCTCTATGATAAACCAGCCTCGGCAGTTCTCAGCCGGAGTAGAAAAAAGATCCAGCCCAAGGGCCGGTTTGAATTCGTGCTCGAACCAATTGTAACCCAGGTTCTCGCGCCCCTTCCCCTCAAACACGCCTTGCAGGGCGGCCAGGGCCCTATCCGGGTCCACCTTTCCCCGGGCGTCGAAAATTTCCTGGTAATGGGTCCAGGCGTTATGAAAAAACGATGATACAATCCGGGCGACCGGATCGCGCATGAGCGTGATTATCAGCCACCTGGCCCGGGAGTCTTTCGCCATTTTCCGCCTAAGGGATTCGGACAGCCGCAATTCGTCCGGGATGGCCGGGTCGGGAAGGGATTTATGAAACTTCTCCGCCTCGCGAATTCCTTTCCGGGAAAGATAATGGACGTGAAAAACCCGATTGGGCAGGCCCGCAGCCAGTAAGGTGTCGTAAACCGTGGAAGATCCCACGCCTCCCGGCTGAAACACCACAAGGGGCGGATGCAGGGAATAGTCCTCTTTCATGATCTCCCGGCGAGTCCAAAACCAGCCGGGCGCCATTTTTTTCAGTTTCCTGATCATCCAAGGCCTGTTTTGTATGAAAGTAAAGCGACCCATCCTGCTTGCAGGAATAGCGTCGCTCAGGTTGTCTTAAGCGGGCCATCGACGGCTCCAAAAATTTTGGCGCAGCAGCAGCCGGAGAGCAAGCCCCCTCCCCCTTGACGGGGGAGGGCTGGGGTGGGGGTGATATTTCATCCGTTAATTCAGGCGTCGTTCCCCTCTTTAACCACCAAAAAGAACAAGCGGCCGTCCTGCTTCATGTGGCCGGCTGCTATCTCGGCGTAATCTCCGTTACCCCAAAAAAAATCCATCCGGCCTGCGCCGCGAATGGCGCCGCCCGTATCCAGGGTCAGGACGAAACGGTTCATCTCCTCCCAACGGGTCAACACCCCGTGCTCCACGGCGGGCTGCTCGGTCTGCACAAAAGCCAAAGCGCCCATGGGAAAAATCCGGTGATCCACGGCCGCAGCGCGCCCTCCCTCCAGAGGCTGCCCGGCGTAGCCGATGGCCGGCTCGTCCACCACGTCGAAAAACACATAACTGGGATTATGATTGAACACCCGCTCCAGGTCTTCGGGATGGTTTTCCAGATACTCCCTGAGCGCCTGCATGGACATGGCTTCCTTTTCAATGACGCCCTCGTCGATCAGGAGCTTGCCGATGCTCCGGTACGGCTGCCCGTTCTTGCCCGCATAATGCACATGATAGGTATGGCCGTATTTGTCCTTGATGCGTCCCGAGCCCTGCACATGCAGAAAGAAAAGGTCCACGGGGTCTTTCACCCAGGCGATCTCCAGCCCCTCGGCCTCCAGCATATTCTTGGAGTCGATCTCCTCCCGGGTGTAATAAGGAACCAGGGAGTTTCCCGCCAAGCGGCCGCAAATCTGCTCGCCCTTAAATTTTTCCTTGAATCGGCCCAAATTCACGCAAACCAAATCTTCGGGCAGGCCGTACAGAGGATATTGATACTCCGGATCGTATTCCAGCGTGCCTTCCAGCAAGGGCTCGTAATATCCCGTGAACAGCATGCCGCCCTCGCCGTCCGAGCCCACGCTCTGGTACACGAGGAACTTTTCGGAAACCTGGCGGTTTAACTCCTCCGGCGTGGGATTGGCGTCCAGGACAGCCTCGAAAGCGTCCAGGGTGGCCAACAGACGGGAAGCAGGATAAACATCCGGGCCAAAGGTGAATTGACGGTCAGGGTCCAGCTTTTCCAGATACGCCCGGGCAGAGGCAATGGACCTCCGCAACGAGGCGAAACCCGCGTCATCGTTGAATCGGGGGCTGTTTCGCTCCGAAAGGCGCTTTAACGCATTTTCCGCCGTAATCTTCTCTGGCTCCTGCAATCCGCAACCGCCCAAAGACCATAACAAAACAACCATCGCAACCGCCCAAACCAGCAGCCGCCTCCCCACCCGCAGATTTCCCGTGCACACGCTGTAAGTTTTCATGCCCAGGTTTTACGATGGATGACAAAACGGGTCAATAACAATGAAGGAAAAAATGAAAAGACGCACTGCGGAAAGGCGAAAAACCAACTACGAAAAAAGCAAATGATTCACTGCGCCTCCGGCGAAATACCAACGGCGAGAAAAGCAAATGACTAACTGCGAAACCGCGCCTCCGGCGGCAAACTTTTGAAAAAGTTTGATCAAAACTTTAAAATTCAGGATATCACCATGGCTTCAAGGCTATCATCTGACACGTTCACTTTCTGCCTCTTGGAATGCTTTTACTCATATCGCAGGGTCATGGTGACGCGGTAAATGCGGACGCCTTGGGCGTTGGTTTCGTCCAGGGTGATTTCCTCGTGTTCGGGATTGTCCGACTTCAATACCACGTCTTGCCATGATACTCGTAGTTCCTATCGGTAGAATATTAGCCGCCAAATTTTTAAGTATGTATTCACAAAAAAGTTTTTGGCTTTTCTTGGCCTATCATTACTCCATTCGCTGATGGAGTACAAATTGCCAATTGGATCATAAAAACGATTTTGGAAATTTCCGTCTGAATAATAATCAGTCTCCTTGAACCTAAGTCCTTCATAGGAAAAGTCTTCCCATAAACCAATGCAATGGCCATTTTTAGCTTGGCCCACTTGGGCCAGATTACCATTGTCCCAAAAGCAAAGTTGCTCCCCCTCCTCTTTACCGTCAATATATCTATTTCGACTTTTGATCACACCATTCGGCCAATAAACTTCCCATATCCCGGTATAATCCTGCGGTGGGTAACAACCAAAGCCATGTTCATCAACAACCTTTGTAAGTTCCATCTACACATCCACACTGACGATCATAACCATGCGGAAAATCCTGACGTGTTGGCTGATGTGCTCATCCAGGGTGACATTTTCAGGTCAGGGATTGTCCGACTTCAGTACCACAGTGTTGCCGTATTTGAAATATCTTTTCACCAAACGCCTGCCCGCGCATTTCATCCATTGGACCCTTGCGGCAAGGTGGCCGGGACCGCCCACAAAAAATGTGGAACAGAATTCGATCAAGAGGAATTAAGTAAAGCGTCCTCGGAATACCCTGTGCACTCTCGTTCATGCGCCTTAAGAAATGTTTATGATTGAACCAAGGCATAAAAGTAAGAAAACCCAACCCACTGCCAGGTGATTAAAGGGCCTGTTGGGAAAAAGGCATAAACAACAGAACCAGTAGATCCACTTGAAAAAGGATGACCACTTGGCAAGGCGTTTGCTGATAATAAACGAAAGCCCAATAAAAAACAGGTACCCTGACATCCCGTATCCTGTTTGGTCAACCGTGGCCGCAATATAGTAAAATAAGGCAAGCAGCACCAGCCACGTTATGTTTATTGCCCAACTAATGCTTTTTGCCTTGTATTTGAACTCCGCCACCCTTCCTCCCTTCACACATCCACACTGACGATCATAACCACGCGAAAAATCCTGACGTGTTGGCCGGTGTGCTCATCCAGGGTGCTCTCTTCGCGCTCTCCGGTCGAGAATTAATACCGCTGTCCCTCTGTATTCGAGATGACTTTTTACCAAGCGTCTGCCTGCGTCAATCATTATCCAGAATATCGCGGACTTTTTGGAGAAGCTGTTCGCTGGGGTATGGCTTGTTGATCAGATTGAGGCCTTTTTGCAGGACGTAGTTTTCGTGAACGCCTTCCTGGCTGTAGCCGCTGGCGAACAGGAACTTGACCTTGGGATTAATGCGGGAAATCTCCTCCATGGCGGCCTTTCCGTTTAGAACGGGCATGACCATATCCAGGATGGCAAGGTCGATGTTTTCGTTGGCCCTGGCGATGCTGACGGCTTCCTGCCCGTTGTTCGCCCTGAGCACCGTGTATCCTTCCCGTTCCAGGATGTGTTCGGTCAGGTCCAGCAGCATTTCCTGATCGTCGGCCACAAGGATGGTTTCGCTGCCGCCCAGCCCATATTTTTCCTGATTTGCAGGCCGTTGCTGGGGCCTTTTTTCCACTCTGGGAAAAAAAACCTGAAACGCGGCGCCGCAGCCCGGGCTGCTCTCCACATTGATGAACCCGTTATGCTGTTTGACGATTCCGTAGACCGTGGAAAGGCCCAGGCCCGTGCCTTTTCCGGTTTCCTTGGTGGTGAAAAAAGGCTGGAAGATGTTTTCCAGGGTTTGGGGATTCATGCCGCAGCCGGAGTCCTTCACGGAAAGCATGACGTACTTTCCGGGGGAGGCCCAGGGATTCATGGAGCAAAAATCTTCGTTCAAATCGATGTTCATGGTGGAAATGGAGAGCCGGCCCTGGTTGTCCATGGCGTCCCTGGCGTTGACGCACAGGTTTAAAAGAACCTGATCAATCTGGCCGGGATCGGCATGGATGGCGCCCAGGTTTTTATACGGCGTCCATTCCACAGACACCTTTTCGCTTATAAGGCGCTGGAGCATTTTCAGCATGTCGGTCACCAGATCGTTCAAGCCCACGTACATGGGCCGGATGACCTGTCTGCGGCTGAAAGCCAGAAGCTGGCGGGTCATGCCCGAGGCTTTTAGGGCGGCCTTATGGATTTGCTCGAAGTTTTTTCTTTGCATGGAGTCCAAGGCTTTATCCCACAAAACCAGGTCGGAGTAACCCAGTATCACCTGGATGAGATTATTGAAATCATGGGCCAGTCCGCCCGTAAGCTGCCCCACCGCCTCCATTTTTTGGGCCTGATACAGTTGGGCTTCCAGGTTTTTTTGTTCCGTAATGTCCACACAGGCGCCGATCCATCGGACGACTTTGCCGTTGATCTTTTCCGCGGGGGCGGCTTTATCCACCCAGTGACGCCAGGTTCCGTCCGCCTTGGCGATGCGGTATCGATCCACAACGGGCTCTGCTTGAGAACCTGAATGATCCTGAAGGTCAAACAGGCGTTTTTGGTCTTCTCCATGGATCTGCTTGGTCCAGGCCGTTACCGTATGGGGGAACTCTCCGGCGGCGAAGCCCAGAGCATGGTCAATATCTCCGAACCAAGTCAGTTTATTGGATTCCGGGGTCCATTCATACACCAGGTCCGTGGCGGTTTCCGCCACTAGGCGAAAGCGTTCTTCGCTCTTTCTCAGGGCGTCTTCCGCTTTTTGGCGCTCCCGAATCTCGGCTTCCAGCTGCCGGACTTTTTTGTCCAGCTTGCGGGCCACTATCTGGCTGTATTCCTTGTGATGCTCCTCGGGCTCGTCCTGCATCTCCAAGGCTGCGGATTCATTCCTGGCTGCGGCCTTGTCCAGTTCCTCCTGGATGAAGGCGACCAGTTCATTAGGCTCTAAGGGCTTGATAAGAAAGCGGTCCGCTCCCAGGCTGAGGGCCAGCTTCTCATCCTGGGGCTCGGTGTATGTAGCTGTATATACGACAAAAGGGATGTTTTTAAGATGGGGATGGGCGTTCCAGCGGCGGCAGAGTTCAAACCCGTCCATTTGGGGCATAAGAAGGTCGGAGATAACCAGGGCCGGCAAGTATTCAGCGGCTTTTTCCAGGGCCTGCACCCCGTTTTCGGCCGAAAGGGTCTCGTACCCGAATCCTTTCAGGAGGGCCTCCAGAAAGTAACGGTTTTGCTCATTGTCGTCCACAATCAATATGGCTGCCATACGTCGCCCCTCCCGGGGGTATTGATACTATACCAGATGTTCTTCCAACTGATCTATAAAAACCGCAGGGTCTATGGGTTTCTCTATGTAGCCGGTACATCCTGCGGAAAGCGCTTTTTCTTTGTCGCCGGGCATGGCGTAGGAGGTCACGGCCACAATGGGGGTTTCCTTGACCAGGGGCTTTTTCCGGAGCGCTCTGGCCACGGCGTAGCCGTCCATGCCGGGCAATTGGATGTCCAGAAGAATGACGTCCGGCTGCACCA
The Desulfatibacillum aliphaticivorans DSM 15576 DNA segment above includes these coding regions:
- a CDS encoding CHASE4 domain-containing protein — translated: MKLRSKLLTILLASALLFGVTQGLIQHYIISPRFAALERREAKKDLLRCVRTLDTETEHLKALTHDWASWDDTCDFIKGGGPDYEESNLALETFVDASLNAIYFFDENGDLFWGKAVDIETGAPLQIRLLSAGKLLRGHPLFLDASSFVYQKDISKSGIIRTEYGSMLVASLPILNTENKGPVMGTMVMARLITEAMKDKLRDQTQVPFDIKLIDPGYAEADSGGEGNLLLKPLDENTLQASMILKDITGNPCLELSADLPRDILQQGLASIRTARGVKAAAGILFLALLIRLLEAAIVRPVVRLTGRMLVARKTRELPGKVFEGRKDEIGTLENEFDRLLETVLSQSKELEEELAAKQNLAEKFKENFQKYKLLAENLKDVVATITPDGYIQYCSPAITEFSGHTVEEVEGRHVFGFMPENSDRERLIELVDNIAKSGKSRSMEYVMRAKDGAGFHVESTAKPIMENGKLVLLHCVFRDISERKKVEDEKNRLEAKLQMAQRMEALGALTGGIAHNFNNVLAPIMGNTELAMLDVPEDSQAYKNLQQVLVASEKAKKMVRQILSFSDHGDEDPAMIDIEDVLEETYGLVRASLPSSIEIRKEVEKISGLVYADPKELQRVLMNICANAAYAMKELGGVVDISLEEQDITEFDLDHSRKIKPGKYVKLSISDNGPGMESEVIQRVFEPYYTTKPVGEGSGMGLSEAFALISKYGGEIKAYSEPGMGASFYIYLPLMAASSKTHSKETLPQGSERILLVDDEEAVLAMTRQMVEHLGYKVTAVDNSPQALEIFEADPQAFDLIMTDMTMPYVTGDSLANRILSIRPEMPIILCTGFSERLSREQARNIGIKAYVTKPVVMAQIAGIIRSVLDQ
- a CDS encoding putative capsular polysaccharide synthesis family protein, with protein sequence MIRKLKKMAPGWFWTRREIMKEDYSLHPPLVVFQPGGVGSSTVYDTLLAAGLPNRVFHVHYLSRKGIREAEKFHKSLPDPAIPDELRLSESLRRKMAKDSRARWLIITLMRDPVARIVSSFFHNAWTHYQEIFDARGKVDPDRALAALQGVFEGKGRENLGYNWFEHEFKPALGLDLFSTPAENCRGWFIIEKESLRVLALRLEDLEQAFHEAAGRLLGLNAPLEAPFVRTNLAQERDYYPEYLRVRERLKLSQSVLDELYSDPYVRHFYAPGEIARFKETWS
- a CDS encoding alpha/beta fold hydrolase, producing MNYQIKALIKTAIVFVCAAAFFGCGLTTDKIPPGVIKDATYHDYYLEVDGVSYHYEEYKGDGPVIFLVHGFGSSTYTWRDVIPPLSNQGFHVIALDMKGFGWSDKPLGDDYTPYNLMEEVNAFMEAKGLSQVVYAGNSLGGFVGAMLTIEHPDKVKKLILVDAAGEPMPDRPTVIKMARWVHAAEAMKLTAGSWIINWNLTSAVYDKKVVTKERVQAYYERMQTVGAVDAMVSLAQNTDFNSLYSFVGCLSFIEQPTLIIWGEEDTWIPVACAYKYNKDIPGSILKIIPKCGHIPQEEKPEVTAKYIGDFARD
- a CDS encoding CheR family methyltransferase, which translates into the protein MHDTTISTKDFQMLAGIVYQETGISLSDNKVDLVKARIAKRMRTTRIPSLKEYINVIENDASEFCCFIDAMTTNHTYFFRENKHIEYMVENLPQGPMHRIWSAACSSGEEPYSMAIQLAEAGRKFEIHASDISDTMLETASKGIYPKDRTRSVPVPLVRRYFQQGQNKWDGYFKVKKELREKISFFKYNLISDPPRDEYDVIFCRNVMIYFDHETRQHVVNKLYQSLRPGGMFAIGQSESLVGVEHPFKYLRPSIYCK
- a CDS encoding nitroreductase family protein codes for the protein MPLFTVDPDKCNKDGICAIECPISLIYMPDKDSLPAPIENAEESCIHCGHCVAVCPHGALSLYDMAPEQCPPVNKDWHLSAERAEHFLRARRSVRRYKKKDVPRETIEELIRIASHAQSGHNSQPVNWLVVYEKEKVHELAGLVVDWMKRVVVKDPKLAEMLHMDRLITAWGLGFDVIMRDAPHLVAAYAEAGSRPGPVACHIALTYAELAAHPLGIGTCWAGFFTSAANDWTPLREALNLADGQEVHGGLMVGVPKFQYHRMPLRNEPKVEWL